In Oryzias melastigma strain HK-1 linkage group LG10, ASM292280v2, whole genome shotgun sequence, a single window of DNA contains:
- the si:ch211-114c17.1 gene encoding pre-mRNA-processing factor 39, with protein MAEEEGREEMSSSGEPDKSAAMDTSDLSPRPAPETSEENGSTDAEPEPPADSDPAPLSAPPEAQEEEFPADFERLWKAAQDSPQDFTCWTDLLQYCEQEGHVVASHRALEAFLTHYPLCYGYWKKFVDLERRGGSNDKAEEVCIRGLQAIPMSVDLWIHYVNLLLGTLDMNLSDSPSRIRKVFEDGITAAGMDFHSDRLWDLYVEWEKEQGNMRNATAILDRVLKVPTQLYNTHYDKLKEHINSHPPKEVLSPEEYEELRTACRQSQKAARAEQAQQEEEERPPGEEEPATPEGVDSEELMQKIRERVLAVRDKVYQENEEEVRKRWHFEEAIKRPYFHVKPLDRAQLQAWHSYLDWEMAELHRDTKDATQDPSQAAAEGSEPQEVPKDAGIARSDHRLRVLFERCLIACALYEELWTRYIRYLEPQNAEESRAVYRRACQIHLPHRPNIHMQWATFEERHGDIAEARRVLEQLEKRLPGLVVVRLRRAALERRAGQLEKAESLLREAVAQCSEKPSLHAFYSIKLARLLLKVGRNCSEARRVLQEALEISPENDKLHLNLLELEVSDASAEAVQECVRRALEAPLTPNTKILLSQRGLQFSEDFSNSIKSVISVYEAHQKLLNELGGAKRAAENGDEDPEKQSKTEEDSTVAAATTQTAPTPPHVPITTPPPVMSTDVSAQTGYGAYSSWYQQPHYGGYGYQNSWNYNQGYYPPS; from the exons atggcGGAGGAGGAGGGCCGTGAGGAGATGAGCAGCAGTGGAGAGCCCGATAAATCTGCAG CCATGGATACCTCTGACCTTTCTCCGCGGCCTGCGCCTGAGACATCAGAGGAAAACGGGAGTACGGACGCGGAACCCGAACCCCCCGCGGACAGCGACCCGGCACCTTTGTCGGCCCCCCCCGAGGCTCAGGAAGAGGAGTTCCCTGCCGACTTTGAGCGCCTGTGGAAGGCGGCACAAGACAGCCCCCAAGACTTCACCTGCTGGACTGACCTGCTGCAGTACTGCGAGCAAGAG GGTCACGTTGTTGCATCACACAGAGCACTGGAGGCCTTCCTCACTCATTACCCGCTCTGCTATGGCTACTGGAAGAAATTTGTGGATCTGGAACGCCGTGGCGGATCCAACGACAAAGCAGAAGAG GTGTGTATTCGAGGCCTTCAAGCCATCCCCATGAGTGTAGATCTGTGGATCCATTATGTAAATCTGTTACTGGGCACTCTGGACATGAATCTGTCAGATTCTCCCTCACGGATCCGCAA GGTTTTTGAAGACGGCATCACAGCAGCAGGGATGGACTTCCACTCTGACCGGCTTTGGGATCTGTATGTGGAGTGGGAGAAGGAGCAGGGGAACATGAGAAACGCAACAGCCATCCTGGACCGAGTGCTCAAAGTCCCCACCCAGCTCTACAACACCCACTATGACAA GTTAAAAGAGCACATCAACAGTCACCCACCTAAAGAAGTTCTTTCTCCAGAGGAGTACGAGGAGCTGAGGACGGCGTGCCGTCAAAGCCAGAAGGCGGCACGCGCCGAACAGGCCCAGCAAGAGGAAGAAGAGAGACCTCCGGGGGAGGAGGAGCCCGCCACACCAGAAGGGGTGGACTCT GAGGAACTCATGCAAAAGATAAGGGAACGAGTGCTGGCTGTGAGAGACAAGGTGTATCAGGAAAACGAAGAAGAAGTCCGCAAGAGGTGGCACTTTGAAGAAGCT atcAAACGGCCGTATTTCCATGTGAAGCCGCTTGATCGTGCCCAGCTCCAAGCTTGGCACTCCTACCTGGACTGGGAGATGGCCGAGCTGCACAGGGACACAAAAGACGCCACACAAG ATCCAAGCCAAGCAGCTGCAGAGGGATCCGAGCCTCAGGAAGTACCAAAGGATGCTGGGATTGCCCGTAGCGATCACAGACTCCGCGTTTTGTTTGAGCGCTGCCTCATCGCCTGTGCGTTGTACGAAGAGCTGTGGACCAGG TACATCAGATACCTGGAGCCACAGAATGCGGAGGAGTCACGGGCCGTTTACCGGAGAGCCTGCCAGATCCACCTGCCACACAGACCCAACATTCACATGCAGTGGGCTACGTTTGAGGAACGGCATG GTGACATAGCTGAGGCTCGGAGAGTGTTGGAGCAGTTGGAGAAAAGGCTGCCTGGTCTGGTGGTGGTCCGCCTCCGCAGGGCTGCTTTGGAGAGGCGAGCGGGCCAGCTGGAGAAAGCCGAGTCCCTTCTGCGTGAGGCGGTGGCCCAGTGCTCAGAGAAACCCTCACTACATGCTTTCTACTCCATCAAGCTGGCCCGTCTGCTGCTGAAAGTGGGCAGGAACTGTAGCGAGGCTCGCAGAGTTTTACAGGAAGCACTGGAAATAAGTCCA GAAAACGATAAGCTCCACCTGAACCTGTTGGAGCTGGAGGTGTCAGACGCCTCGGCTGAGGCTGTGCAGGAGTGTGTGCGGCGAGCCCTGGAGGCGCCTCTCACTCCAAACACCAAGATACTCCTCTCACAAAGAGGCCTTCAGTTCTCAGAGGACTTCAGCAACTCCATCAAGAG CGTGATTTCTGTGTACGAGGCACACCAGAAGCTGCTGAACGAGCTGGGAGGAGCAAAGAGGGCAGCTGAGAACGG AGACGAGGATCCAGAAAAGCAGAGCAAAACCGAAGAGGACTCCACTGTTGCTGCTGCCACCACTCAGACCGCACCTACCCCGCCGCACGTCCCCATCACCACGCCGCCTCCTGTGATGAGCACCGACGTGAGCGCACAGACGGGGTACGGAGCGTACAGCAGCTGGTACCAG CAGCCTCATTACGGCGGCTACGGCTACCAGAACAGTTGGAACTACAACCAGGGTTATTATCCGCCCAGCTGA